In Candidatus Fermentibacter sp., a single window of DNA contains:
- a CDS encoding aminotransferase class V-fold PLP-dependent enzyme, whose amino-acid sequence MDDLIYLDNSATSFPKPQVVYDFMKEFYQSHGVSPGRSGFDKALEAENIVHGTRKLLTGLFNGTDPNRLTFCYNATDALNRIIMGMLSRGDHVISTNLEHNSVLRPLNHLERDGGVEVTWIPFDSKGYVDPGDIEKAFRKNTRLVIVNHSSNIIGTVQPVGEIGRRCRKAGIFFAVDASQSAGAVPIDVQAMCIDLLAFTGHKCLMGPTGIGGAYVGEDVPVRCTIFGGTGVRSAQPFHLDEFPYRMEAGTLNTVGISGLNAGVKWVLEQGMDRVHDHEIALWDRLRRGVQAVDGVTTYCADDTDNQNPVLSLNIRGFEAGDVGTMLDVDHGIAVRTGLQCAPKVHGQLGTDRIHGTVRFSVGPFNTEEEIDKAIVAVREIASLRK is encoded by the coding sequence ATGGACGATCTGATCTACCTCGACAACTCCGCGACGTCGTTCCCGAAGCCGCAGGTCGTGTACGACTTCATGAAGGAGTTCTACCAGTCGCACGGGGTGAGCCCCGGCCGCTCGGGTTTCGACAAGGCGCTGGAGGCCGAGAACATCGTCCACGGAACGAGGAAGCTGCTCACGGGCCTGTTCAACGGCACCGACCCCAACCGCCTCACGTTCTGCTACAACGCCACCGACGCCCTCAACAGGATCATCATGGGCATGCTCTCCAGGGGCGACCACGTCATCTCCACGAACCTCGAGCACAACTCGGTGCTGCGCCCGCTCAACCACCTCGAGCGCGACGGCGGCGTCGAGGTCACCTGGATCCCGTTCGACTCGAAGGGCTACGTCGATCCCGGCGACATCGAGAAGGCCTTCAGGAAGAACACCAGGCTGGTCATCGTCAACCACTCGTCCAACATCATCGGCACCGTGCAGCCAGTGGGCGAGATAGGCCGCCGCTGCAGGAAGGCCGGCATCTTCTTCGCGGTCGACGCCAGCCAGAGCGCCGGCGCCGTGCCCATCGACGTCCAGGCCATGTGCATAGATCTGCTGGCCTTCACCGGCCACAAGTGCCTGATGGGCCCCACCGGCATCGGCGGCGCCTATGTCGGCGAGGACGTGCCGGTGCGCTGTACGATCTTCGGCGGCACGGGCGTGCGCTCCGCGCAGCCCTTCCACCTCGACGAGTTCCCCTACCGCATGGAGGCCGGCACCCTCAACACCGTAGGCATTTCGGGCCTCAACGCCGGCGTGAAGTGGGTTCTGGAACAGGGCATGGACAGGGTCCACGACCACGAGATCGCCCTCTGGGACAGGCTGCGCCGGGGTGTGCAGGCCGTCGATGGCGTGACAACCTACTGTGCTGACGACACCGACAACCAGAATCCCGTGCTCAGCCTGAACATCCGGGGCTTCGAGGCCGGAGACGTGGGCACCATGCTCGACGTCGACCACGGTATCGCGGTGCGTACCGGGCTCCAGTGCGCCCCCAAGGTGCACGGGCAGCTCGGCACCGACAGGATCCACGGGACCGTTCGCTTCAGCGTGGGTCCGTTCAACACCGAAGAAGAGATCGACAAGGCGATAGTGGCGGTGCGTGAGATCGCGTCGCTCAGGAAGTGA
- a CDS encoding TusE/DsrC/DsvC family sulfur relay protein — translation MDSIRIGDAELKVDGDGFLQDPRLWSEAVAAEFARLDGTGELTPKHWEVINYIRGFWKESDMAPTVRGLCKQSGLKLQELYGLFPKGPARGACRIAGLPKPDGCV, via the coding sequence ATGGACAGCATCAGGATAGGCGACGCGGAACTGAAGGTCGACGGCGACGGGTTCCTGCAGGACCCGCGGCTCTGGAGCGAGGCGGTGGCGGCCGAGTTTGCACGGCTCGACGGCACGGGCGAACTCACTCCGAAGCACTGGGAGGTCATCAACTACATCAGGGGCTTCTGGAAGGAATCCGACATGGCCCCGACGGTGCGCGGCCTCTGCAAGCAGAGCGGGCTCAAGCTGCAGGAGCTCTACGGTCTGTTCCCAAAGGGCCCCGCGAGGGGCGCCTGCCGGATCGCGGGGCTGCCCAAGCCCGACGGCTGCGTCTAG
- a CDS encoding CoB--CoM heterodisulfide reductase iron-sulfur subunit B family protein, with product MKYGLFLGCNVPAVRPDVERAIRLSMPRLGAEMADLEGSVCCPAFGSFPSADETASLAVSAWNFSIAEDLGVPMVTQCGSCYSSLRMALRRLHEDEALKAKVQGLLHTKAGREFRGTAEVRHITDVLFNDIGPDRIRESLEFPLNGMSAVVQYPCHTLYPSEIVGFEESSGKPRMLRGLVEALGANVRPYSRELQCCGGAGGFVKGSFAGASEYAFRKLRALRAETDAGMIVVSCITCLEHMDRMQAELAKKDPSFVPLPVFDYNQLLAVCMGFDPAEVASISTVPREDLVERIRGAGRYRTSRP from the coding sequence ATGAAGTACGGCCTGTTCCTCGGATGCAACGTGCCGGCCGTGAGGCCCGACGTGGAGCGCGCGATAAGGCTCTCGATGCCGCGGCTGGGCGCGGAGATGGCCGACCTCGAGGGAAGCGTCTGCTGCCCGGCCTTCGGTTCGTTCCCTTCCGCCGACGAAACCGCATCGCTCGCGGTGAGCGCCTGGAACTTCTCGATAGCGGAGGATCTGGGCGTGCCGATGGTGACGCAGTGCGGCTCGTGCTACAGCTCGCTGCGGATGGCGCTTCGGAGGCTGCACGAGGACGAGGCCCTGAAGGCGAAGGTGCAGGGTCTCCTGCACACGAAGGCCGGCAGGGAGTTCCGCGGCACCGCGGAGGTGAGGCACATCACCGACGTGCTCTTCAACGACATCGGCCCCGACAGGATACGCGAATCCCTGGAATTCCCGCTGAACGGGATGTCCGCCGTGGTGCAGTACCCCTGCCACACCCTCTACCCCAGCGAGATCGTGGGATTCGAGGAATCCTCGGGAAAGCCGCGGATGCTGCGCGGCCTGGTGGAGGCCCTCGGCGCGAACGTCCGGCCCTACAGCCGCGAGCTCCAGTGCTGCGGCGGGGCCGGGGGATTCGTGAAGGGCAGCTTCGCGGGCGCCTCGGAGTACGCCTTCAGGAAGCTCAGGGCGCTCAGGGCCGAGACCGACGCCGGCATGATCGTCGTCTCGTGCATCACATGCCTCGAGCACATGGACAGGATGCAGGCCGAGCTCGCGAAGAAGGACCCTTCGTTCGTCCCGCTGCCTGTGTTCGACTACAACCAGCTCCTGGCGGTGTGCATGGGGTTCGACCCGGCCGAGGTGGCCTCGATCTCGACCGTGCCTCGCGAGGACCTGGTGGAAAGGATCAGGGGCGCGGGCCGCTATCGGACCTCACGCCCCTGA
- a CDS encoding 4Fe-4S dicluster domain-containing protein — translation MIDLSKVNAGLWREVVESCGDIRHCFTCSTCVAGCPAAEASPPLFVRDLVRKVLLGLEESLLEDETPWLCVTCSACEEMCPMGVKPFEACLAVRRWQARNDESFIPASVAEIFETGHTQPVDRVREKRRAVGLDEVPPTIARFPEMLEKFREMLRETDLVKNNEFMFRG, via the coding sequence ATGATAGACCTCTCGAAGGTGAACGCCGGGCTCTGGCGCGAGGTGGTGGAGAGCTGCGGCGACATCAGGCACTGCTTCACGTGCAGCACCTGCGTGGCGGGATGCCCTGCCGCCGAGGCCAGCCCCCCGCTCTTCGTGCGCGACCTGGTGAGGAAGGTACTGCTCGGTCTCGAGGAGAGCCTGCTCGAGGACGAGACCCCGTGGCTGTGCGTCACCTGCTCGGCATGCGAGGAGATGTGTCCGATGGGCGTGAAGCCCTTCGAGGCATGCCTCGCGGTTAGGCGCTGGCAGGCCAGGAACGACGAGTCGTTCATCCCTGCGTCGGTGGCCGAGATCTTCGAGACCGGGCACACCCAGCCGGTGGACAGGGTGCGCGAGAAGAGGCGCGCCGTGGGCCTGGACGAGGTGCCGCCCACCATCGCGAGGTTCCCGGAGATGCTCGAGAAGTTCCGCGAGATGCTGCGGGAGACCGATCTGGTGAAGAACAACGAATTCATGTTCAGGGGCTGA
- a CDS encoding FAD/NAD(P)-binding protein, translating to MSNPYAPIPMRVEKSVTETEDGSIRTISLSFPDGTAPFGFVPGQFAELSILGVGEAPFGIASSPMSSDMLDFTIARVGTVTTELHFLEPGESVGLRGPLGNGYPVEELSGRDLLVIGGGFGFSTLRAFTNYALHPGNRGNFGGITVVYGARNPGLLLYRDDLCDWASRDDMNLVVTVDRADEEWTGMTGTVPAAVEKVKGVKSVLGGRAALVCGPPAMIRYTLPVLADLGLAPADVFLSLEMKMKCGIGKCGRCGIGGSYVCTDGPVYSLERLRGLPGEFR from the coding sequence GTGAGCAATCCGTACGCGCCGATCCCGATGAGGGTGGAGAAGAGCGTCACGGAGACAGAGGACGGCTCGATCCGCACCATCTCGCTCTCTTTCCCAGATGGCACGGCGCCCTTCGGGTTCGTGCCGGGTCAGTTCGCGGAGCTCTCGATACTCGGCGTGGGGGAGGCCCCGTTCGGGATCGCCTCGTCGCCCATGTCTTCCGACATGCTCGATTTCACGATTGCCCGCGTGGGGACTGTCACGACCGAGCTCCACTTCCTCGAGCCCGGCGAGAGCGTGGGCCTCAGGGGCCCGCTCGGCAACGGCTACCCGGTCGAGGAGCTCTCGGGGCGCGATCTTCTGGTTATAGGCGGCGGCTTCGGCTTCTCGACCCTCAGGGCATTCACGAACTACGCCCTGCACCCCGGGAACCGCGGGAACTTCGGAGGGATCACGGTGGTCTACGGCGCGAGGAACCCCGGGCTCCTCCTCTACCGGGACGACCTGTGCGACTGGGCCTCGCGGGACGACATGAACCTGGTCGTGACGGTGGACCGGGCGGATGAGGAATGGACCGGCATGACCGGGACGGTGCCCGCTGCCGTCGAGAAAGTTAAAGGAGTTAAAAGCGTTCTGGGGGGGAGGGCGGCGCTGGTGTGCGGGCCTCCGGCCATGATCCGCTACACGCTGCCGGTGCTCGCGGACCTGGGCCTGGCGCCCGCGGACGTATTCCTGTCGCTGGAGATGAAGATGAAGTGCGGCATAGGCAAGTGCGGCCGGTGCGGCATCGGCGGTTCCTACGTGTGCACCGACGGCCCGGTGTACAGCCTCGAACGGCTGCGCGGACTGCCGGGGGAGTTCAGATGA
- a CDS encoding 4Fe-4S dicluster domain-containing protein produces MTDMVQGRESLVRLLEGILAMPGVTVYAPVAEGDGAAFGRIGSASEALLDCSGVVRPPRQILAPMTEILLTVEPDGSTVDRVPAPEPMILFGARPCDSRAIAFLDRVYAGGDRIDPYYAARREALTIVSIGCREPRATCFCTSTGGGPLSREGSDILLEPSGEGWIVRVITDKGASLAGRAGLESPDERVPDPAVSPMAGEPRDLAVLRERLEKAFDDPRWEALTAKCLGCGACTFICPSCHCFDIVDGEEDGRIVRSRIWDSCQFKTFTRQASGHDPRPTGAERYRHRLMHKFSYCIESYGMPGCTGCGRCVEACPVNLDIRLLLDAFGGGK; encoded by the coding sequence ATGACGGATATGGTACAAGGCCGCGAATCCCTCGTCCGCCTGCTGGAAGGTATCCTGGCCATGCCGGGTGTGACCGTGTACGCGCCCGTTGCCGAGGGCGACGGAGCGGCCTTCGGACGGATCGGATCGGCTTCCGAGGCGCTGCTGGACTGTTCCGGCGTCGTCAGGCCGCCCAGGCAGATCCTCGCGCCTATGACCGAGATTCTTCTAACGGTGGAGCCGGACGGAAGCACTGTCGATCGCGTTCCGGCACCGGAACCGATGATACTCTTCGGGGCCAGGCCCTGCGATTCCCGCGCCATAGCATTTCTCGACCGCGTCTACGCCGGCGGCGACCGGATCGACCCCTACTATGCCGCCCGCAGGGAGGCGCTCACGATCGTCTCGATCGGGTGCCGCGAGCCCCGCGCCACCTGCTTCTGCACCTCCACCGGGGGCGGACCGCTCTCTCGGGAAGGTTCCGATATCCTGCTCGAGCCCTCGGGGGAGGGGTGGATCGTCAGGGTCATCACCGACAAGGGCGCCTCGCTCGCCGGGAGAGCGGGTCTCGAGAGCCCGGATGAGAGAGTACCCGACCCCGCCGTATCGCCGATGGCCGGGGAGCCCCGCGACCTTGCCGTGTTGCGCGAGCGCCTGGAGAAGGCATTCGACGACCCGCGCTGGGAGGCTCTGACCGCGAAGTGTCTGGGATGCGGGGCCTGCACGTTCATCTGCCCTTCGTGCCACTGCTTCGACATCGTCGACGGAGAGGAGGACGGCCGGATCGTGCGCAGCCGCATATGGGACTCGTGCCAGTTCAAGACCTTCACGAGGCAGGCCTCGGGGCACGACCCCAGGCCCACGGGAGCCGAAAGGTACAGGCACCGCCTGATGCACAAGTTCAGCTACTGCATCGAGAGCTACGGCATGCCGGGGTGCACGGGCTGCGGAAGATGCGTCGAGGCCTGCCCGGTGAACCTCGACATCAGGCTCCTCCTGGATGCCTTCGGAGGGGGGAAGTGA
- a CDS encoding 4Fe-4S dicluster domain-containing protein produces the protein MSGAGLSARIAEAASRLLSEGSAEVVIGFEQGSIPMRATPCLVTDPSDAGRLVWNAFCANNLAKYLEPGRKAAIVAKGCDSRAIVELVKERRLKRSDIVVIGVPCTGMADPRAIARRFPGLRVTAVEESDGMLVIHGGPGPVSVPLDEVLHAGCRLCAKRNPVVCDIPMGDPVAEIDPGFPDVEAFASLPADERRVRVEAEMAKCIRCYACRSACPLCTCASCFADSSQPQWVGRGAHPEDVMAFHVMRAMHLAGRCVECGACARACPTGVDLSILNRRLASDVSELFGCRAGLDENAPQPLAASSMEDPQDFILDPGRKQE, from the coding sequence GTGAGCGGCGCGGGGCTGTCTGCCCGGATCGCGGAGGCCGCCTCGCGGCTTCTCTCGGAAGGCTCGGCAGAGGTCGTCATAGGCTTCGAGCAGGGCTCCATCCCGATGCGCGCCACGCCATGCCTCGTCACCGACCCGTCCGACGCCGGGCGCCTGGTGTGGAACGCATTCTGCGCAAACAACCTCGCGAAGTATCTCGAACCAGGACGGAAGGCCGCGATAGTGGCAAAGGGCTGCGACTCCCGGGCGATCGTGGAGCTCGTCAAGGAGAGGCGCCTTAAGCGCAGCGACATCGTCGTGATCGGCGTGCCGTGCACCGGCATGGCCGACCCGCGGGCGATCGCGAGGCGGTTCCCGGGGCTCCGCGTGACGGCGGTGGAGGAATCGGACGGCATGCTTGTCATCCACGGCGGCCCCGGGCCCGTGTCGGTCCCCCTCGACGAGGTGCTGCACGCAGGCTGCCGGCTGTGCGCGAAGCGGAATCCGGTCGTCTGCGACATCCCCATGGGGGACCCCGTAGCCGAGATCGATCCCGGCTTCCCCGACGTGGAGGCCTTCGCCTCCCTTCCTGCCGATGAGAGACGCGTGCGGGTGGAGGCGGAGATGGCTAAATGCATCCGGTGCTATGCCTGCCGGAGCGCATGCCCGCTCTGCACATGCGCCTCGTGCTTCGCCGACTCGTCGCAGCCGCAATGGGTGGGGAGGGGAGCGCACCCGGAGGACGTCATGGCCTTTCACGTGATGCGCGCTATGCACCTGGCCGGGCGTTGCGTGGAGTGCGGGGCGTGCGCGCGGGCCTGCCCCACGGGGGTGGACCTTTCGATCCTGAACCGCAGGCTCGCCTCCGACGTATCGGAGCTCTTCGGATGCAGGGCCGGCCTCGACGAGAACGCGCCGCAGCCCCTCGCGGCCTCCTCCATGGAGGATCCGCAGGACTTCATTCTCGATCCCGGGCGGAAGCAGGAATGA
- a CDS encoding hydrogenase iron-sulfur subunit — protein MTGTNANAGWEPRIVAFLCNWCSYAGADSAGVGRMQYPASVRVIRVPCAGRINPFFILSAFRSGADGVLVSGCHPGDCHYISGNLGARRKFALLARLLGHLGIEEGRLHFTWVSASEGGRFAEVIETVTTRVRELGSVRRNAGGAR, from the coding sequence GTGACTGGAACGAACGCGAACGCGGGCTGGGAGCCCAGGATCGTAGCGTTCCTCTGCAACTGGTGCAGCTACGCCGGGGCCGACTCGGCCGGCGTGGGCAGGATGCAGTACCCCGCCTCGGTACGCGTGATCCGCGTGCCGTGCGCGGGCAGGATCAACCCCTTCTTCATACTGTCGGCCTTCCGCAGTGGCGCCGACGGGGTGCTCGTCTCTGGCTGCCATCCCGGCGACTGCCACTACATCTCTGGGAACCTGGGCGCGCGGAGGAAGTTCGCACTGCTGGCGCGCCTGCTCGGGCACCTCGGAATCGAGGAGGGCAGGCTGCACTTCACGTGGGTGTCCGCCTCCGAGGGCGGGAGGTTCGCCGAGGTGATCGAGACCGTCACGACACGGGTTCGCGAGCTGGGGTCGGTCCGCAGGAATGCGGGAGGCGCACGGTGA
- a CDS encoding FAD-dependent oxidoreductase — MTSRDTTGAVLVLGGGVGGIQAALDLADSGFKVYLVERKGAIGGTMAGLDKTFPTNDCSMCILSPKLVECGRHLNVEIITNAELLSLAGEPGAFKATVLQNPRFVSVEKCTGCGDCAKVCPVKTPDAFNSGMGERKAIYRLYEQAYPPAFQIDPAICKRCGLCARKCTAGAIDLDEKPRTLELAVGAVVACPGFEPFDAGRLPAFGYGTFPNVITSIAFERILSASGPTRGRLVRPSDGREPRNIAWIQCVGSRDIHRVDNGYCSSVCCTYAIKEAVVAREHASGDLGTSIFLIDARTHGKGFERYYERARNEHGVRFVRSETGRILQNADGSLILRYPEDGRIREEVFDLVVLSVGMVQSDANRGMATRLGLALDEHGFCETGAFSPSATPVPGVFAAGAFTGPKDIPETVTGASAAAAEAAALLSGSRNTLATKKEYPEELPAKGARPRIGVWVCSCGINIGSVVDVAAVRDRARGLPNVVVAEDAMFTCSQDTQRRIRESIAANRLNRVVVAACTPRTHEPLFQETLREAGLNRHLFEMANIRDQCAWVHQGEPEKATAKAVDLVGMAVAKARLLEPLSRAELPVDRNALVVGGGVAGMSCAAMLSGMGFGVHLVESSGELGGNARAMRTTLDGSDVGAFLADLEGRVLADPRITVHMISQVSDVSGFVGSFTSTIRHEDGSSVEVAHGAAVIASGGGTRVAEGFGYGEDPRVMTLRELEEEIGRRGPLVSPARNVVLIQCAGSRDEQRRYCSRTCCSESVKLALELLDMDPSINVYVLYRDIRTYGAREGKYTEARERGVRFLRHDENSRPYVAIVDEGGEKRVRITAVDLVLGETVSIDADIVGLASAITPSEDAGRLAGLFKVPLDEDGFFMEAHVKLRPVDFATEGVFVCGLAHGPKTIGESIAQAGAAASRAALVLSRDSIEAGGTVCRINSEKCSGCGTCAALCPFRAIEMDEAEGKAAVNEALCKGCGLCASSCRCGAADILGFTDREIHAMIGCGTRRAP, encoded by the coding sequence ATGACATCGAGAGATACCACCGGAGCCGTACTCGTCCTCGGCGGAGGGGTCGGGGGCATCCAGGCGGCGCTGGACCTGGCCGACTCGGGCTTCAAGGTCTACCTGGTCGAGCGGAAGGGCGCCATCGGCGGCACGATGGCAGGCCTGGACAAGACGTTCCCCACGAACGACTGCTCGATGTGCATCCTGTCGCCCAAGCTCGTGGAGTGCGGGCGGCACCTCAATGTGGAGATCATCACGAACGCAGAGCTTCTTTCGCTTGCGGGGGAGCCCGGGGCGTTCAAGGCCACCGTGCTGCAGAACCCGCGGTTCGTCTCGGTCGAGAAGTGCACGGGCTGCGGGGATTGCGCGAAGGTCTGCCCGGTGAAGACCCCCGACGCCTTCAACTCGGGCATGGGGGAGAGGAAGGCGATCTACAGGCTCTACGAGCAGGCCTATCCGCCCGCGTTCCAGATCGATCCTGCGATCTGCAAGCGCTGCGGGCTGTGCGCCAGGAAGTGCACCGCCGGGGCGATCGACCTCGACGAGAAGCCCCGCACGCTCGAACTCGCCGTAGGGGCTGTGGTGGCCTGCCCGGGCTTCGAGCCCTTCGACGCCGGGAGGCTCCCGGCATTCGGCTACGGGACGTTCCCCAACGTCATCACGAGCATCGCGTTCGAGCGGATCCTGAGCGCATCGGGGCCGACACGCGGCAGGCTCGTACGGCCCTCCGACGGCCGCGAGCCGCGGAACATCGCGTGGATCCAGTGCGTGGGCTCGCGCGACATCCACAGGGTGGACAACGGCTACTGCTCATCGGTGTGCTGCACGTACGCGATCAAGGAGGCGGTGGTCGCGCGCGAGCACGCCTCGGGCGACCTGGGCACGTCGATCTTCCTCATAGACGCCCGCACACACGGCAAGGGCTTCGAGAGGTACTACGAGCGCGCCAGGAACGAGCATGGTGTGCGATTCGTGCGCTCCGAGACCGGCCGCATCCTCCAGAACGCCGACGGCAGCCTCATCCTGCGATATCCCGAGGACGGGCGGATACGCGAGGAGGTCTTCGACCTCGTGGTCCTGTCGGTGGGCATGGTGCAGAGCGACGCCAATCGCGGGATGGCGACCCGGCTCGGTCTCGCGCTCGATGAGCACGGCTTCTGCGAAACCGGGGCCTTCTCACCGTCGGCGACCCCGGTGCCGGGCGTTTTCGCCGCGGGGGCGTTCACCGGCCCGAAGGACATACCCGAGACGGTGACGGGCGCGAGCGCGGCGGCGGCGGAGGCTGCAGCCCTCCTGTCGGGCTCCCGGAACACTCTCGCGACGAAGAAGGAGTATCCGGAGGAGCTGCCGGCGAAGGGCGCAAGGCCCCGCATCGGCGTGTGGGTGTGCAGCTGCGGGATCAACATAGGCAGCGTGGTGGACGTGGCCGCGGTGAGGGATAGGGCGCGCGGGCTGCCCAACGTGGTGGTGGCCGAGGACGCCATGTTCACCTGCTCGCAGGACACCCAGCGCAGGATCAGGGAGAGCATCGCGGCGAACCGGCTCAACCGCGTGGTGGTCGCGGCATGCACTCCCAGGACTCACGAGCCGCTGTTCCAGGAGACTCTCAGGGAGGCCGGGCTCAACCGGCACCTGTTCGAGATGGCCAACATCCGCGACCAGTGCGCATGGGTGCACCAGGGCGAGCCGGAGAAGGCCACTGCGAAGGCTGTGGACCTGGTGGGGATGGCTGTTGCGAAGGCCAGGCTGCTCGAGCCGCTTTCGCGCGCCGAGCTGCCCGTCGACAGGAACGCCCTGGTGGTCGGGGGAGGGGTGGCGGGCATGAGCTGCGCCGCGATGCTCTCCGGGATGGGCTTCGGGGTGCATCTGGTGGAGAGCTCGGGCGAGCTCGGAGGCAACGCCCGCGCCATGCGCACCACGCTCGACGGCTCCGATGTCGGCGCATTCCTTGCCGACCTCGAGGGCCGGGTGCTCGCCGACCCGCGCATCACCGTGCACATGATCTCGCAGGTGAGCGACGTGAGCGGGTTCGTGGGCAGCTTCACTTCCACGATCCGGCACGAGGACGGCTCATCGGTCGAGGTCGCCCACGGTGCGGCCGTGATCGCATCGGGCGGCGGGACGCGCGTGGCCGAAGGCTTCGGATACGGGGAAGACCCGCGCGTGATGACCCTGCGCGAGCTCGAGGAGGAGATCGGCAGGCGCGGCCCCCTGGTCTCGCCGGCGAGGAACGTGGTGCTAATCCAGTGCGCCGGTTCGCGCGACGAGCAAAGGCGGTACTGCAGCCGCACGTGCTGCAGCGAATCCGTGAAGCTCGCACTCGAACTCCTCGATATGGACCCCTCGATCAACGTCTACGTGCTCTACCGCGACATCCGCACCTACGGGGCCCGCGAGGGCAAGTACACGGAAGCCCGCGAACGCGGAGTGCGGTTCCTGAGGCACGATGAAAACAGCCGGCCCTATGTCGCGATCGTGGATGAAGGCGGCGAGAAGCGGGTCAGGATCACGGCCGTGGACCTGGTTCTGGGCGAGACGGTTTCGATAGACGCCGACATCGTGGGCCTCGCGTCGGCCATAACGCCCTCGGAGGATGCCGGTAGGCTGGCGGGGCTCTTCAAGGTACCGCTCGACGAGGACGGCTTCTTCATGGAGGCGCACGTGAAGCTGCGCCCGGTGGACTTCGCCACCGAGGGAGTGTTCGTGTGCGGCCTGGCCCATGGCCCGAAGACGATCGGCGAGAGCATCGCACAGGCTGGGGCTGCGGCCTCCAGGGCCGCACTGGTGCTTTCCCGGGATTCGATCGAGGCCGGTGGGACAGTTTGCAGAATCAACTCCGAGAAATGCTCTGGATGCGGCACTTGTGCAGCACTCTGCCCGTTCCGCGCCATCGAGATGGACGAGGCCGAGGGAAAGGCTGCGGTGAACGAGGCCCTGTGCAAGGGCTGCGGGCTCTGCGCCTCCTCGTGCAGGTGCGGCGCAGCTGACATCCTCGGTTTCACCGACCGCGAGATACACGCGATGATAGGCTGCGGGACGCGGAGGGCGCCGTGA